The following are from one region of the Stutzerimonas stutzeri genome:
- the rpoC gene encoding DNA-directed RNA polymerase subunit beta', whose translation MKDLLNLLKNQGQIEEFDAIKIALASPEMIRSWSFGEVKKPETINYRTFKPERDGLFCAKIFGPVKDYECLCGKYKRLKHRGVICEKCGVEVALAKVRRERMAHIELASPVAHIWFLKSLPSRIGLLLDMTLRDIERVLYFESYVVIDPGMTTLEKGQLLNDEQYFEALEEFGDDFDARMGAEAVRELLHEIDLEHEIGRLREEIPQTNSETKIKKLSKRLKLMEAFHGSGNLPEWMVLTVLPVLPPDLRPLVPLDGGRFATSDLNDLYRRVINRNNRLKRLLDLSAPDIIVRNEKRMLQEAVDALLDNGRRGRAITGSNKRPLKSLADMIKGKQGRFRQNLLGKRVDYSGRSVITVGPTLRLHQCGLPKKMALELFKPFIFGKLEMRGMATTIKAAKKMVERELPEVWDVLAEVIREHPVLLNRAPTLHRLGIQAFEPVLIEGKAIQLHPLVCAAYNADFDGDQMAVHVPLTLEAQLEARALMMSTNNILSPANGEPIIVPSQDVVLGLYYMTREAINAKGEGRVFADLQEVDRVFRAGEASLHARVKVRINETIKDRDGSITKNTRIVDTTVGRALLFQVVPAGLPFDVVNQPMKKKAISKLINLCYRTVGLKDTVIFADQLMYTGFAYSTISGVSIGVNDFVIPEEKARIIDAATEEVKEIESQYASGLVTQGEKYNKVIDLWSKANDEVSKAMMANLSKEKVIDRDGNEAEQDSFNSMYMMADSGARGSAAQIRQLAGMRGLMAKPDGSIIETPITANFREGLNVLQYFISTHGARKGLADTALKTANSGYLTRRLVDVAQDLVVTEIDCGTEQGLHMTPHIEGGDVVEPLGERVLGRVIARDVLKPGSDDVLVPAGTLIDEQWVDFIELNSIDEVIVRSPISCETRYGICAKCYGRDLARGHLVNIGEAVGVIAAQSIGEPGTQLTMRTFHIGGAASRTSAVDNVMVKNGGTIRLHNLKYVERADGALIAVSRSGELAVADDYGRERERYKLPYGAVISIKEGDKVDAGSVVAKWDPHTHPIVTEMKGIVTFAGMEENITIKRQTDELTGLTNIEVMDPKDRPASGKDIRPAIKMVDANGKELLLPGTDVPAQYFLPANALVGVADGAEINVGDVIARIPQETSKTRDITGGLPRVADLFEARRPKEPSILAEISGTISFGKETKGKRRLVITPTDGTDPYEELIPKWRHLNVFEGEQVNKGEVISDGPSNPHDILRLLGVSALAKYIVNEIQDVYRLQGVKINDKHIETILRQMLRKVEVAESGDSSFIKGDQMELTQVLEENERLSGDDKFSSKYVRVLLGITKASLSTESFISAASFQETTRVLTEAAVTGKRDYLRGLKENVVVGRLIPAGTGLQYHSERKRKRDAEKPVRVSADEVEAALTEALNSSGN comes from the coding sequence GACCCTGCGTGACATCGAGCGCGTACTCTATTTCGAGAGCTACGTGGTCATCGATCCGGGCATGACGACTCTGGAAAAGGGCCAGTTGCTCAATGACGAGCAGTACTTCGAAGCCCTCGAAGAGTTCGGTGACGACTTCGACGCGCGCATGGGCGCCGAAGCCGTGCGCGAGCTGCTGCACGAAATCGATCTGGAGCACGAGATTGGTCGGCTGCGCGAAGAGATTCCGCAGACCAACTCGGAAACCAAGATCAAGAAGCTGTCCAAGCGTCTGAAGCTGATGGAAGCCTTCCATGGCTCGGGCAACCTGCCGGAGTGGATGGTACTCACCGTTCTGCCGGTACTGCCGCCGGATCTGCGTCCGCTGGTTCCGCTCGACGGCGGCCGCTTCGCGACATCGGATCTCAACGATCTGTATCGCCGCGTGATCAACCGTAACAACCGTCTCAAGCGCCTGCTCGACCTGTCGGCGCCGGACATCATCGTGCGCAACGAAAAGCGCATGCTGCAGGAGGCCGTCGACGCACTGCTCGACAACGGTCGTCGTGGCCGCGCCATCACCGGTTCCAACAAGCGCCCGCTGAAGTCCCTGGCCGACATGATCAAGGGCAAGCAGGGGCGTTTCCGTCAGAACCTGCTCGGCAAGCGCGTGGACTATTCCGGTCGTTCGGTTATTACCGTGGGCCCGACCCTGCGTTTGCACCAGTGCGGTCTGCCGAAGAAGATGGCCCTCGAGCTGTTCAAGCCGTTCATTTTCGGCAAGCTGGAAATGCGTGGCATGGCGACCACCATCAAAGCCGCCAAGAAGATGGTCGAGCGCGAACTGCCTGAAGTCTGGGACGTTCTGGCTGAAGTCATCCGCGAACATCCCGTGCTGCTCAACCGCGCACCGACGCTCCACCGTCTGGGTATCCAGGCGTTCGAGCCGGTCCTGATCGAAGGCAAGGCGATCCAGCTGCATCCGCTGGTCTGCGCCGCGTACAACGCCGACTTCGACGGTGACCAGATGGCCGTTCACGTGCCGCTGACGCTGGAAGCCCAGCTCGAAGCGCGCGCGCTGATGATGTCGACCAACAACATCCTGTCGCCGGCCAACGGCGAGCCGATCATCGTGCCGTCGCAGGACGTGGTTCTGGGTCTGTATTACATGACCCGTGAGGCCATCAATGCCAAGGGCGAAGGTCGTGTGTTCGCTGACCTGCAGGAAGTCGACCGCGTGTTCCGCGCCGGCGAAGCGTCGCTGCACGCCCGCGTCAAAGTGCGGATCAATGAGACCATCAAGGATCGCGACGGCTCGATCACCAAGAACACTCGCATCGTCGACACCACTGTCGGCCGTGCGCTGCTGTTCCAGGTGGTTCCGGCTGGCCTGCCGTTCGATGTGGTCAATCAGCCGATGAAGAAAAAGGCGATCTCCAAGCTGATCAACCTGTGCTACCGCACCGTTGGTCTGAAGGACACCGTCATCTTCGCCGACCAGCTGATGTATACCGGTTTCGCCTATTCGACGATCTCCGGTGTGTCGATCGGCGTCAATGACTTCGTTATCCCGGAAGAGAAGGCGCGCATCATCGACGCCGCGACCGAGGAAGTGAAGGAAATCGAATCACAGTACGCCTCCGGCCTGGTGACTCAGGGCGAGAAGTACAACAAGGTCATCGACCTCTGGTCCAAGGCCAACGACGAAGTGTCCAAGGCGATGATGGCCAACCTCTCGAAAGAGAAGGTCATCGACCGCGACGGCAACGAAGCCGAACAGGACTCGTTCAACTCGATGTACATGATGGCTGACTCCGGTGCGCGGGGCTCCGCTGCCCAGATTCGCCAGCTGGCCGGTATGCGTGGCCTGATGGCCAAGCCGGACGGCTCGATCATCGAGACGCCGATTACGGCGAACTTCCGTGAGGGTCTGAACGTGCTGCAGTACTTCATCTCCACCCACGGCGCTCGTAAGGGTCTGGCGGATACCGCGCTGAAAACCGCGAACTCCGGTTACCTGACTCGTCGCCTGGTCGACGTCGCGCAGGATCTGGTGGTGACGGAAATCGACTGCGGCACCGAGCAGGGCCTGCATATGACCCCGCACATCGAGGGCGGTGACGTCGTCGAGCCGTTGGGCGAGCGTGTACTGGGTCGTGTCATCGCGCGTGACGTACTCAAGCCCGGCAGCGACGATGTACTGGTCCCGGCTGGTACCCTGATCGACGAGCAGTGGGTCGACTTCATCGAGCTGAACAGTATCGACGAAGTGATCGTACGCTCGCCGATCAGCTGTGAGACGCGCTACGGCATCTGCGCCAAGTGCTATGGTCGTGACCTGGCGCGTGGCCATCTGGTCAACATCGGCGAGGCGGTCGGTGTCATCGCTGCCCAGTCGATCGGTGAGCCGGGTACCCAGCTGACCATGCGTACCTTCCACATCGGTGGTGCGGCGAGCCGGACCTCCGCGGTCGACAACGTGATGGTCAAGAACGGCGGTACCATCCGTCTGCATAACCTCAAGTACGTCGAGCGAGCCGACGGTGCGCTGATCGCGGTATCGCGTTCCGGCGAGCTGGCGGTAGCGGACGATTACGGTCGTGAGCGCGAGCGCTACAAGCTGCCGTACGGTGCGGTCATTTCCATCAAGGAAGGTGACAAGGTCGATGCTGGTAGCGTGGTGGCCAAGTGGGATCCGCACACCCACCCGATCGTGACCGAGATGAAGGGTATCGTGACCTTCGCCGGCATGGAGGAGAACATCACCATCAAGCGTCAGACCGACGAACTCACCGGTCTGACCAACATCGAGGTGATGGATCCGAAGGATCGTCCTGCTTCCGGCAAGGATATTCGTCCGGCGATCAAGATGGTCGATGCCAATGGCAAGGAGCTGTTGCTGCCGGGTACCGACGTTCCGGCCCAGTACTTCCTGCCGGCTAACGCATTGGTCGGTGTTGCGGATGGCGCGGAGATCAACGTGGGTGACGTCATTGCACGTATCCCCCAGGAAACCTCCAAGACCCGCGACATCACCGGTGGTCTGCCGCGCGTGGCGGATCTGTTCGAAGCGCGTCGTCCGAAGGAGCCGTCCATTCTGGCCGAAATCAGCGGTACGATTTCCTTCGGCAAGGAAACCAAGGGCAAGCGTCGCTTGGTCATCACACCGACGGACGGAACCGATCCGTACGAGGAGCTGATTCCGAAGTGGCGTCATCTGAACGTCTTCGAAGGCGAACAGGTGAACAAGGGCGAGGTCATCTCCGACGGTCCAAGCAACCCGCACGATATCCTGCGTCTGCTGGGTGTCAGCGCGCTGGCCAAGTACATCGTCAACGAGATCCAGGACGTGTACCGCCTGCAGGGTGTGAAGATCAACGACAAGCACATCGAGACCATCCTGCGGCAGATGCTGCGCAAGGTTGAGGTGGCTGAGTCCGGTGACTCCAGCTTCATCAAGGGCGACCAGATGGAGCTCACCCAGGTGCTGGAAGAGAACGAGCGCCTCTCCGGGGACGACAAGTTCAGTTCCAAGTACGTGCGGGTACTGCTGGGTATCACCAAGGCCTCGCTGTCGACCGAGTCGTTCATTTCGGCGGCATCGTTCCAGGAGACTACTCGCGTGCTGACCGAGGCCGCCGTTACCGGCAAGCGCGACTACCTGCGTGGCCTGAAAGAGAACGTCGTGGTGGGTCGCCTGATTCCGGCCGGTACCGGCCTGCAATATCACAGCGAGCGCAAGCGCAAGCGTGATGCTGAAAAGCCGGTGCGTGTGAGTGCGGACGAAGTGGAAGCAGCGCTGACCGAGGCGCTCAATTCCAGCGGCAACTGA
- the rpsL gene encoding 30S ribosomal protein S12 yields the protein MATINQLVRQPRKRVVEKSDVPALQNCPQRRGVCTRVYTTTPKKPNSALRKVCRVRLTNGFEVASYIGGEGHNLQEHSVVLIRGGRVKDLPGVRYHTVRGSLDTSGVKDRKQGRSKYGAKRPK from the coding sequence ATGGCAACGATTAACCAGCTGGTACGCCAGCCGCGCAAGCGCGTCGTCGAGAAGAGCGACGTCCCTGCGCTGCAGAACTGCCCGCAACGCCGTGGCGTGTGCACTCGTGTGTACACCACCACGCCAAAGAAACCGAACTCTGCACTGCGTAAAGTATGTCGTGTTCGCCTGACCAACGGTTTTGAAGTCGCCTCCTATATCGGTGGTGAAGGTCACAACCTGCAAGAGCACAGTGTCGTGCTGATCCGCGGCGGTCGTGTAAAAGACCTTCCGGGTGTTCGCTACCACACCGTGCGCGGTTCTCTGGATACTTCCGGTGTCAAGGATCGTAAGCAGGGCCGTTCCAAGTACGGCGCCAAGCGTCCGAAGTAA
- the tuf gene encoding elongation factor Tu, whose translation MAKEKFERNKPHVNVGTIGHVDHGKTTLTAALTRVCSEVFGSARVDFDKIDSAPEEKARGITINTAHVEYDSNVRHYAHVDCPGHADYVKNMITGAAQMDGAILVCSAADGPMPQTREHILLSRQVGVPYIVVFLNKADMVDDAELLELVEMEVRDLLSTYDFPGDDTPIIIGSALMALNGEDDNELGTTAVKKLVETLDTYIPEPVRAIDKPFLMPIEDVFSISGRGTVVTGRVERGIVKVQEEIEIVGLRATTKTTCTGVEMFRKLLDEGRAGENCGVLLRGTKRDDVERGQVLAKPGTIKPHTKFEAEVYVLSKEEGGRHTPFFKGYRPQFYFRTTDVTGSCELPEGVEMVMPGDNVKMVVTLIKPIAMEDGLRFAIREGGRTVGAGVVAKIVE comes from the coding sequence GTGGCTAAAGAAAAATTCGAACGTAACAAACCGCACGTCAACGTTGGCACCATTGGTCACGTTGACCATGGCAAGACTACTCTGACTGCTGCTCTGACCCGTGTGTGCTCCGAAGTTTTCGGCTCCGCTCGTGTCGATTTCGACAAGATCGACAGCGCGCCGGAAGAGAAGGCTCGTGGTATCACCATCAACACTGCCCACGTAGAGTACGACTCGAACGTCCGTCACTACGCGCACGTTGACTGCCCCGGTCACGCCGACTACGTCAAGAACATGATCACCGGTGCTGCCCAGATGGACGGCGCGATCCTGGTTTGCTCGGCTGCTGACGGCCCCATGCCGCAGACTCGTGAGCACATCCTGCTGTCCCGTCAGGTAGGTGTTCCGTACATCGTCGTGTTCCTGAACAAGGCTGACATGGTCGACGACGCCGAGCTGCTCGAGCTGGTCGAAATGGAAGTTCGCGATCTGCTGTCCACCTATGACTTCCCGGGTGACGACACGCCGATCATCATCGGCTCCGCGCTGATGGCGCTGAATGGCGAAGACGACAACGAGCTGGGCACCACTGCGGTCAAGAAGCTGGTCGAGACTCTGGATACCTATATCCCTGAGCCGGTTCGTGCCATCGACAAGCCGTTCCTGATGCCGATCGAAGACGTGTTCTCGATCTCCGGTCGCGGTACCGTTGTGACCGGTCGTGTCGAGCGCGGCATCGTCAAGGTCCAGGAAGAAATCGAGATCGTTGGTCTGCGTGCTACCACCAAGACCACCTGCACCGGTGTCGAGATGTTCCGCAAGCTGCTGGACGAAGGTCGTGCAGGTGAGAACTGTGGCGTGCTGTTGCGTGGCACCAAGCGTGATGACGTCGAGCGTGGTCAGGTTCTGGCCAAGCCGGGCACCATCAAGCCGCACACCAAGTTCGAAGCTGAAGTGTACGTTCTGTCCAAGGAAGAAGGCGGTCGTCACACCCCGTTCTTCAAGGGCTACCGTCCGCAGTTCTACTTCCGTACCACTGACGTGACCGGCTCGTGCGAACTGCCGGAAGGCGTTGAGATGGTCATGCCGGGCGACAACGTGAAAATGGTTGTCACCCTGATCAAGCCGATCGCCATGGAAGACGGTCTGCGCTTCGCGATTCGCGAAGGCGGTCGTACCGTTGGTGCCGGCGTGGTTGCCAAGATCGTCGAATAA
- the rpsG gene encoding 30S ribosomal protein S7, which produces MPRRRVAAKREILDDPKYGSLILAKFMNHVMESGKKAVAERIVYGALDKVKERKNSDPLEIFEKALDAIAPLVEVKSRRVGGATYQVPVEVRPSRRNALAMRWLVDAARKRGEKSMALRLAGELVDAFEGKGAAVKKREDVHRMAEANKAFSHYRF; this is translated from the coding sequence ATGCCAAGACGTCGTGTAGCAGCCAAGCGCGAGATCCTTGACGATCCGAAGTACGGAAGTCTGATCCTTGCCAAGTTCATGAACCACGTGATGGAAAGCGGCAAGAAAGCCGTTGCCGAGCGCATCGTTTATGGGGCTCTGGACAAGGTCAAAGAGCGCAAGAACAGCGATCCCCTGGAAATCTTCGAAAAAGCACTCGACGCCATCGCTCCGCTGGTCGAAGTGAAGTCCCGCCGCGTAGGTGGTGCGACTTACCAGGTTCCGGTCGAAGTTCGTCCGTCCCGTCGTAACGCCCTGGCTATGCGCTGGCTGGTGGATGCCGCGCGCAAGCGTGGCGAGAAGTCCATGGCTCTGCGTCTTGCTGGTGAGCTGGTGGATGCATTTGAAGGTAAAGGCGCTGCTGTCAAGAAGCGTGAAGATGTGCATCGCATGGCTGAAGCCAACAAGGCCTTCTCGCACTACCGCTTCTAA
- the rpsJ gene encoding 30S ribosomal protein S10, whose amino-acid sequence MQNQQIRIRLKAFDHRLIDQSTQEIVETAKRTGAQVRGPIPLPTRKERFTVLVSPHVNKDARDQYEIRTHKRVLDIVQPTDKTVDALMKLDLAAGVEVQISLG is encoded by the coding sequence ATGCAAAACCAACAAATCCGTATTCGGTTGAAGGCTTTTGACCATCGCCTGATCGATCAATCAACCCAGGAAATCGTGGAAACCGCGAAACGTACTGGTGCTCAGGTGCGTGGTCCGATTCCACTGCCGACCCGCAAAGAGCGGTTCACTGTTCTGGTTTCTCCGCATGTCAACAAGGATGCGCGCGACCAGTACGAGATCCGCACTCATAAGCGTGTGCTGGATATCGTCCAGCCGACCGACAAGACTGTCGATGCGCTGATGAAGCTTGATCTTGCGGCTGGCGTGGAAGTGCAGATCAGCCTCGGCTAA
- the fusA gene encoding elongation factor G: MARNTPINRYRNIGICAHVDAGKTTTTERILFYTGLSHKMGEVHDGAATTDWMVQEQERGITITSAAVTTFWQGSRGQYDKYRVNVIDTPGHVDFTIEVERSLRVLDGAVVVFCGTSGVEPQSETVWRQANKYGVPRIVYVNKMDRAGANFLRVVGQIKQRLGHTPVPVQLAIGAEDNFQGQIDLIKMKAIYWNEEDKGTSYREEEIPAELLSMAEEYRSNMVEAAAEANEELMNKYLEGGELSNEEIKEGLRQRTIACEIVPAVCGSSFKNKGVPLVLDAVIDFLPAPTEIPAIQGVNPDNEEETDERHADDAEPFSALAFKIATDPFVGTLTFARVYSGVLASGDSVMNSVKGKKERVGRMVQMHANQREEIKECRAGDIAALIGMKDVTTGDTLCSIEKPIILERMDFPEPVISVAVEPKTKADQEKMGIALGKLAQEDPSFRVKTDEETGQTIISGMGELHLDILVDRMRREFNVDANIGKPQVSYREKITKSCEIEGKFVRQSGGRGQFGHCWVRFAPADEGQEGLQFVNEVVGGVIPKEYIPAIQKGIEEQMKNGVVAGYPLIGLKATVFDGSYHDVDSNEMAFKVAASMATKQLSQKGGAVVLEPIMKVEVVTPEDYMGDVMGDLNRRRGLIQGMEDSVSGKVIRAEVPLGEMFGYATDVRSMSQGRASYSMEFSKYAEAPANIVEAIVKKQG, translated from the coding sequence ATGGCTCGTAATACTCCGATTAACCGCTACCGTAATATTGGTATCTGCGCCCACGTGGACGCAGGTAAGACCACCACTACGGAGCGGATTCTGTTCTACACAGGCCTCAGCCACAAGATGGGCGAAGTGCACGACGGTGCAGCGACCACTGACTGGATGGTGCAGGAGCAAGAGCGCGGTATCACCATTACCTCCGCTGCTGTGACTACCTTCTGGCAGGGTTCGCGTGGTCAGTACGACAAGTACCGCGTAAACGTCATCGATACCCCCGGTCACGTTGACTTCACCATCGAGGTTGAGCGCTCGCTGCGCGTGCTTGACGGTGCGGTCGTGGTGTTCTGTGGTACTTCCGGCGTTGAACCGCAGTCCGAGACCGTCTGGCGCCAAGCCAACAAGTATGGCGTTCCGCGCATCGTGTACGTCAACAAGATGGACCGCGCTGGCGCTAACTTCCTGCGCGTGGTGGGGCAGATCAAGCAGCGTCTCGGTCATACGCCGGTGCCGGTGCAGTTGGCGATCGGTGCCGAGGATAACTTCCAAGGCCAGATCGACCTGATCAAGATGAAGGCGATCTACTGGAACGAAGAGGACAAGGGTACGTCCTATCGTGAGGAAGAGATCCCTGCCGAACTGCTCAGCATGGCGGAAGAGTATCGCTCCAACATGGTCGAGGCGGCTGCCGAGGCTAACGAAGAGCTGATGAACAAGTACCTCGAGGGCGGCGAGCTGTCGAACGAAGAGATCAAGGAAGGTCTGCGTCAGCGCACCATTGCTTGTGAAATCGTTCCGGCCGTCTGTGGCTCGTCGTTCAAGAACAAAGGCGTGCCGCTGGTTCTTGATGCGGTTATCGATTTCCTGCCTGCTCCGACTGAGATCCCGGCTATTCAGGGTGTCAATCCAGATAACGAGGAAGAGACCGACGAGCGTCATGCAGATGACGCCGAGCCGTTCTCGGCGCTGGCGTTCAAGATCGCGACCGATCCGTTCGTTGGTACGCTCACGTTCGCCCGTGTCTACTCGGGTGTGCTTGCTTCCGGTGACTCGGTGATGAACTCGGTCAAGGGCAAGAAAGAGCGTGTTGGGCGGATGGTGCAGATGCACGCCAACCAGCGTGAGGAGATCAAAGAGTGCCGGGCGGGCGACATCGCCGCGCTGATCGGTATGAAGGATGTCACCACGGGCGACACGCTCTGCTCGATCGAAAAGCCGATCATTCTTGAGCGCATGGACTTCCCGGAGCCGGTTATTTCGGTAGCGGTAGAGCCGAAAACCAAGGCTGACCAGGAAAAGATGGGTATCGCACTGGGCAAGCTGGCTCAGGAAGACCCGTCGTTCCGTGTCAAGACCGACGAAGAGACTGGTCAGACGATCATCTCCGGTATGGGCGAGTTGCACCTGGATATTCTCGTCGATCGTATGCGTCGTGAGTTCAACGTAGACGCTAACATCGGCAAGCCGCAGGTCTCCTATCGCGAGAAGATCACCAAGTCTTGCGAAATCGAAGGCAAGTTTGTTCGCCAGTCCGGCGGTCGTGGCCAGTTCGGGCATTGCTGGGTGCGTTTTGCGCCTGCAGACGAGGGTCAGGAAGGGCTGCAGTTCGTTAACGAAGTCGTCGGTGGTGTCATTCCGAAGGAATACATTCCGGCAATTCAAAAGGGCATCGAAGAGCAGATGAAGAACGGCGTCGTTGCCGGTTATCCGCTCATCGGTCTGAAGGCCACGGTTTTCGATGGCTCTTACCACGACGTCGACTCCAACGAGATGGCGTTCAAGGTGGCTGCCTCCATGGCGACCAAGCAGCTGTCCCAGAAGGGCGGTGCTGTAGTGCTTGAGCCGATCATGAAGGTCGAAGTTGTAACGCCTGAGGACTACATGGGTGACGTGATGGGCGACCTGAATCGTCGTCGTGGCCTGATTCAGGGAATGGAAGATTCGGTGTCGGGTAAGGTTATCCGCGCTGAAGTGCCGCTGGGTGAAATGTTCGGTTATGCGACCGACGTTCGTTCCATGTCCCAGGGTCGTGCCAGCTACTCCATGGAATTCTCGAAATACGCCGAGGCTCCGGCGAACATCGTCGAAGCCATCGTTAAAAAACAAGGTTGA